One Echeneis naucrates chromosome 4, fEcheNa1.1, whole genome shotgun sequence genomic window, GTGTTCTGTCAAATCGTTTGGAACCAAATAAAATTCTCAAACTGAATCTTTCTACTGATAAAAAGGGGTAGAAAGAAAATGCTTTCTTCATATGTAGACCTTTCTTTGAAAATTTGGATGGAATGTTTTTCGTAGAGCAAAAGTCTTACTTAAATCAACTATGAATAAGGCAGAGATAAAGCAGggttttctgtgtttgagctgaaataatagcctctctctctatttcaaAGTTTGTTTGGAGACAGCAGTGAGCTACCCACATATACACTGAAGCAAGCTTTTTACTTACTGTAAATATTTCTTCAGTTAACGGTGTCCAGTAACTCCCCTCCCCATGGAAATGATCTGCTCTGTGTAAAAACATGACTACTACTCGTACACTGGTTTATCTAAGGCtgcaaaatcttttttttttttttttttccccccaagtttgtctgtttaaatatgaaatttacCGCTCCGTGTTCCCAAAgttcaacataaaaaacaatgtTTAGGGCAACACAAAGAGGTAACTTTGGACTAAAAAGATCTTTGGACGATAAGCACTTGATGTCACATTAACCATGCCTCATAAGTTTCATGTTAGAAAAGGCAGCGCAAGGTAATGCTCAGCATTAGAAGAACAGGACAGATGACCTTGAGCAAAAGATATTTGTTTTATAGTAAACCACTTTAAGACAAACTTGAAAGACAGGAACCAGAGCACACACCCTGTCTTCCTTATGTTAATCACCTTTTACATGCACCTTAGTCTACAGCAATGGAAGTAGTTTCCACCCCAAACTGTGGCCATCAGGCTTATAAAGTCAGCGATATATTCAACTTCTTTTCCGGTCATCTGACTTGCAGTGCCTAATTTTGTACAATTACCTGATAAATTTACCattaatttaagttaaataaATGGAAGGACATGTAAAATCCAataattttattcagtttgtgCAAGTTGTACAACAGGTGGTGTTCCATGTACTTGGAAGGTACAACAATTTACACAAATCTGGCTAGatattttaatttgtgcaaTTCTGAAATGGTAACATCCAATCACAACACTACTCAGAATAAATGGGAAATGGCTTCTGAATTGTCTACACGGTGAAGGGAACAGTCTAACtatcacagaaaatgttttattttcctcacatcaagtgaaagagaaaaaaaaaagtccataataAATGTTTCGCTGTAGTCTTACACAGCAGGTTACATCTCTTGCACTTGGTCCTTGATAGATTTCTACTGTGGATGTGACACGTGCAACAAAATTTAAAAGGACAAATGCTTTACCAACTTCAAACTGTAATTTCTTACGGCAACAAAACCTAGCAGACATCTCGTCTTAGCaatttctgcatttcattttgactgtCACGTATAAACAATGTAACATGTAACAATATtcaaaaagacaagagaaatgGTGCTTGTTAAGGCAAAGTTTAAAACTCTGCTAAGGGAAGTTTTGTGGCGGTGTAGGGACAGATCAAACATGAATTCAAACACACTCCAGTCGTTGCTTTAACAATGGCAGTACTGTATCCTCCTAACAGAACTGGTGTTGTCTGACAAGTCACCATTCCAAATTgtagaatataaaaaggaaagatgtgACAGTGAGATTAATGTAAAAAGCATTGGCATGAACAAAAAGGAACCACAAACTAAGCATTCCTCATGTGAACGTTCTAATGATTTTACAATGAACAAACACTTTTTGCTAGCACAGCATTTGAACTCATGCAGTATTTGCCCCGGGGCCTCAAGCagacatttatttcacactATTTTCTCTGGCTGCACAATATGGCGAAAAAgaggcccaaaaaaaaaaaaaaaaaaaaactaaaagaaataaaactaaaggaAATCATTCAGTTTCTTAGAACATCAACACCCAAGCACAAAATGGTACTTAAAATTTCAGGGTGCACAGTATAATGTGCCACACAACAGCCAAATCTTGGACTGCCACCTGCCCACCCATCTAGGAATGGAAGAAATGAGCAGTGAGGTAAGCACAATGCGTACAAccttaaataaaacattttgttggcAAATATCATGTCATTCATAAGGAGTTGcagctttttaaatttcaaaggGAAACAAGCAGCTATTCGCTGCCTGTCGCACTCACCTCTTTCAGTTTCTAATTAGAATTCCTTTGCCTCACATTCTTGTCTTTGTGATTTGCAGTAGAATTGctcttcctttaaaaaaaaaaaaaaaaacaaaaaaaccatgAACAAACATGAATTCTGTAACTGGAGACAATatgcaaaaggaaaatgaatatAAAGTTCCTGAAAGTACTTACAGAGGAGCTGATCCTGAGTCGTCATCTAGAAATGATCAGTGAAggaaagccccccccccaaaaaaaaaaaacacaaagaaatacaaataaggGTCAGTTGATATCAGATTAAATGCTTGTGACTGATGAGTGatacatgccccccccccccttccagtTGAGCCCACACACACCGATGATTGAACCAAATATTATAACATCCTTTGCAACATGATTCCATGAGGTTATGATCAAATCTGACTAAACATGAATTGAAGCATGCCCACCTGATATTCTGATAATAAATTATACAAGAAAATCCTTCGATGATAATTTCTCAAGCTCGCAGTCATCGTTTGTTTTACAAGCGCCACAtttctcagtgtttttaaaaagaatactACTATAAATCTGCAGCAACATTTGAAAGACGCTGTTCATAAACATTTTTGTACACTGTCTGAAGTCACCCAATGGCATCACAGAGGCTCATGCAAACAAGCAAAAGGCACCAAATGAACACTGCAGTGGTTCTCATTCGGTAAAAACAGTAAACATCTCAAAAGTGGCAGAGCTAACACATAATCTGGTACGTACAGCGGTAGAATTAATACCAGAGCAAGAGCACATATTGACAAGGTAAGACAAAGAGTAGCCTCTCTCTGCGGCCGAACGGTGGATGAGAAAATGGCAAATGGTATTCTGGTTTTGAGAGGAATTTACCATGCATTAAGTACAAGATGCAGAAGGCATGCACACAGAACGCTGAAACCTCTCAGTTTTCATCTGGTCCAATCTCATGTCAAACTGTTAAACTGGTGTCTCATTTAACTCTTTCATTGGCTCAAACACTTTTTGACAAAAAGGAccaaaaatagaaagaaattaGTTGGTTACTCTGTATTCTGATTGCAGGGCCAGTGAAAGAGTGACCAGATCTTTTGAGCACATTCCTCTTAGAAGTGGTGACTATGAAAGCAGTTCATTCAGGCTCCCATAGATTTTGTTTTCGCCACGCGGTCATCTCAGCCCAACCACTTCAGTCTGACATGCACTTTTGTTCACTTACCAAAATGCAAAATCAGCAGCgaacagaaaagtaaaaatgtaaataataaaaataataattgtaagCAGATTGTTTACACAGAGATGAAAGCTAAtctctgatttttatttttgaaatccaaatcataacaaaatcaAAGACAGTAAGGTTTCACTTTGGATGCATGCCACTACATTTGAGATATCTGCACCTAAGAGAGCAATGTTTGGTCTGACTACTCTCCACTTTGCTACACTCAGTTTACTACGGTATGCTATGTCGTGTTTTTATCCTATAAAAATAAGctttttttacattcttttAGATACACCTTACACCATAGGACACAGCTTGCTGCAAAAAGATGACTGTGGCTGACTGGGAAAAGGTTTTAAAAGTCCCATATTTTGCACTTGGGAtatccctaaaaaaaaaaaaaaaaacatttagggcctaaaggatggggggggggggggaagaaaaaaagaaaacatcccaATGTAGCTTTCCTCTCTTGGGGTCCTATAGAGCTCAAGCAACAACAGCTTGGTCAAAGAAAGTTTTTGAAACTCTGTTCTGATCAGCtgatgcagagaaaacaaagaaatataatCCTTCAAAGTGGGACGGTAGGACTGGTTAAACTGGTCTTGGAGCACTGGTGGGGGTGAATGTTGTTTGGGGCCAAGACTTGATGGATACAGGTACAGTTTCTGAATAAACTTtatgtctgtttctctttggaGTGAACCCTTTATCTTAATATTGCAGCCGAACATttctaattaaaagaaaagggtACAGAAATCTGATTTAATACAAAACAGAATCTTTATAAATGACTTTCTTCGTCCTGGTTGGTGTTAGCTATTCAGGGTGTGATTATATTTTTCCCCCTCCAACACTTGTGGTACATTCCAAACATACTGGAATTTGCTAGCAATTATAAACAGATGATGAAagaagttttctgttttgtgtgttttataaagataaaaaaaaaaaaaaaaaaagtaatcaaaagCACATTGTTGTGCTATGAAACAGGAACTGCAGAAAGTCATCATAATGATAATAgctccatcttttattttgacgATTCTATGGTAAAACAGAAGAATCAATCTTTTGAAGTTACTATATAAAATACTATATGATATAAATTCACTGGCAGATGCAGTGCTATGTCAGATGATATCATTTGCCAATGACCCAGCAGGTTTTAATCggtgtattattattactgctgAAAAGAATCAGAATGGGCTTTCTCTCACATTGCTGATGTTGGTCTAAACATAAACTGACAGTTGACCTAACACGCGGTTGTGTGGGAGACATGGTGTACATACCGTCGTTGACCTCATCAGgctttctcctcttctcatagatgaagatgatggtcaCCAGGATGATGACCTCAGCCACAATGCCAAGGAAGGGCCAAAGAGCAGCCAAGCGACTGCGGACACGCAGGTGGATCTTGTCATTGGTGGTGCCAAGCTCGTTGGTTCCAGAGCAGATGTAATCTCCAATGTCATCTTCAATGCTCAGGTCACTAATGGTCAGCATGGTCTTATTGGGAGTGCTCTTGATCTCGTATTTGGGAATAGTGCCATTGATGATAGGCTGAAAGGCAACAAATTAGTTTACAAAGACAGATCTAACAAATGtatttcatgtaattttacATTAAAGAGACATATGACACTTGCAGCTGAGAAACTATCACaaggcaatttaaaaaaagttaagctaaaatataaataattcaaaaggTACGAAAACGGTTAAATTGAGAAATACATACCTGTTGGACACCATCTTTCTCTTTATACCAACTCCAGGTAGTGGGCAGGGGATAACCCTGGCTCATGCAAGCCAGCACACCTTTATCATTCTCATTGCCATGCTCAGAGTG contains:
- the bsg gene encoding basigin isoform X2, with protein sequence MKFLWAVSALLLSCWRAEASTAPNIFTDPIEVNNQTSATLSCNLTDSSLPIKGSHWLHNGEVIDKTRSTESSPYITLHLDKITHSSSGKYECVFLTEPEVKQTIEVKTLPHVYTHKHSEHGNENDKGVLACMSQGYPLPTTWSWYKEKDGVQQPIINGTIPKYEIKSTPNKTMLTISDLSIEDDIGDYICSGTNELGTTNDKIHLRVRSRLAALWPFLGIVAEVIILVTIIFIYEKRRKPDEVNDDDDSGSAPLKSNSTANHKDKNVRQRNSN